A genomic segment from Canis lupus baileyi chromosome 13, mCanLup2.hap1, whole genome shotgun sequence encodes:
- the LOC140603237 gene encoding olfactory receptor 4M1, translating into MEPANYTRVTEFVLTGLSQTREVQLVLFVIFLSFYLFILPGNVLIICTIRLDPHLTSPMYFLLANLAFLDIWYSSITAPKMLVDFFVERKRISFGGCIAQLFFLHFVGASEMFLLTVMAFDRYAAICRPLHYATIMNRRLCCILVALSWLGGFIHSIIQVVLIVRLPFCGPNELDSYFCDITQVVRIACANTFPEELVMIFSSGLISVVCFIALLMSYAFLLAMLRKHSGSGESTSRAMSTCYSHITIVVFMFGPSIYIYARPFDSFSLDKVVSVFHTVIFPLLNPIIYTLRNKEVKTAMRKLVNRYILCREVKDK; encoded by the coding sequence ATGGAACCTGCAAATTACACTAGGGTGACGGAATTTGTTCTCACTGGCTTATCCCAGACTCGAGAGGTACAACTAGTCCTATTTGTTATATTTCTGTCCTTCTATCTGTTCATCCTCCCAGGAAATGTTCTTATTATTTGCACCATCAGGCTGGACCCTCACCTGACCTCACCCATGTATTTCCTGCTGGCTAACCTGGCCTTCCTTGACATTTGGTACTCCTCCATCACGGCCCCTAAAATGCTCGTAGACTTCTTTGTGGAAAGAAAGAGGATTTCTTTCGGTGGGTGCATTGCACAGCTCTTCTTTTTGCACTTCGTTGGGGCCTCCGAGATGTTCCTGCTCACAGTAATGGCCTTTGACCGCTATGCTGCTATCTGCCGCCCTCTCCACTATGCTACTATCATGAATCGACGTCTCTGCTGTATCCTGGTGGCTCTCTCCTGGTTGGGGGGCTTCATTCATTCTATAATACAAGTGGTCCTCATCGTCCGACTTCCCTTCTGCGGGCCCAATGAGTTAGACAGTTACTTCTGTGATATCACGCAGGTCGTCCGCATTGCCTGTGCCAATACCTTCCCCGAGGAGTTAGTGATGATTTTTAGCAGTGGTCTGATCTCTGTAGTATGCTTCATTGCTCTCCTAATGTCCTATGCCTTCCTCCTGGCCATGTTGAGGAAACACTCAGGCTCAGGTGAGAGTACCAGTCGGGCCATGTCCACCTGCTATTCCCACATCACGATTGTGGTGTTCATGTTTGGACCATCTATCTACATTTATGCTCGACCATTTGACTCGTTTTCCCTCGATAAGGTTGTGTCTGTGTTCCATACTGTGATATTCCCTTTACTTAATCCCATTATCTACACCttgagaaataaagaagtaaagaCGGCCATGAGGAAGTTGGTCAACAGATATATTTTATGTAGAGAAGTGAAAGATAAGTGA
- the LOC140602149 gene encoding olfactory receptor 4Q3-like gives MKKSNDSKVTEFVLLGLSSSWELQLFLFLTFSLFYMTVVLGNLLIMVTVRADAHLLQSPMYYFLGHLSFIDLCLGCVTVPKMLRDFLQRGKIISFSGCLAQIYFLHFLGASEMFLLTVMAYDRYVAICNPLHYLTVMNRQLCFQLVFACWCGGFIHSITQVMLVIQLPFCGPNELDNFYCDVPQVIKLACMDTYVVEVLMVSNSGLLSLICFLVLLFSYAIILTTLRTRFRQGRSKALSTCASHLTVVSLIFVPCVFIYLRPFCSFSVDKVFSVFYTVITPMLNPLIYTLRNADMKTAMKKLRKKYAASFFHSKG, from the coding sequence ATGAAAAAAAGCAATGATTCTAAGGTGACAGAATTTGTTCTTCTGGGCCTATCATCCTCCTGGGAGCTACAGCTGTTTCTCTTCCTAacattttccttgttttacaTGACTGTTGTTCTGGGAAACCTGTTGATAATGGTAACAGTACGAGCTGATGCTCACCTGCTCCAATCTCCCATGTACTATTTTTTGGGTCATCTGTCTTTCATTGACCTATGCCTGGGCTGTGTTACCGTGCCCAAGATGTTAAGAGATTTTCTACAACGAGGCAAGATCATCTCTTTCTCAGGATGTTTGGCCCAGATCTACTTCCTGCACTTTCTGGGAGCCAGTGAGATGTTTCTGTTGACGGTCATGGCCTATGATAGGTATGTGGCCATATGTAATCCCTTGCACTACCTGACAGTCATGAACCGCCAGTTATGCTTTCAGTTGGTTTTTGCCTGTTGGTGTGGGGGTTTCATCCACTCTATCACACAGGTCATGCTGGTGATCCAGCTGCCCTTCTGTGGCCCCAATGAACTGGACAACTTCTACTGTGACGTCCCTCAGGTCATCAAGCTCGCGTGCATGGATACATATGTAGTAGAGGTGCTCATGGTCTCAAACAGTGGTCTGCTCTCTCTCATCTGTTTCTTGGTCTTGCTGTTCTCTTACGCCATCATCCTGACCACTCTGAGAACTCGCTTCCGCCAGGGCCGGAGCAAGGCACTCTCTACCTGTGCCTCTCACCTAACAGTGGTCAGCCTGATCTTTGTGCCATGTGTATTCATCTACCTGAGACCTTTCTGCAGCTTCTCTGTGGATAAGGTTTTCTCTGTCTTTTACACAGTGATCACACCTATGTTGAACCCTCTTATCTACACACTCAGAAATGCTGACATGAAGACAGCCATGAAGAAGCTAAGAAAAAAGTATGCAGCATCCTTCTTCCATAGTAAAGGATGA